A section of the Schistosoma haematobium chromosome ZW, whole genome shotgun sequence genome encodes:
- a CDS encoding hypothetical protein (BUSCO:EOG091G0FOR) gives MSDSDSTLPATDDFGSRFLEFDEYSFEQTDNTESDAFSAFLHQFRPVAERKVSFLDERLLATNSGRKKYINLALEDDQDSNTSDNLKAGASSGNNSEDDEMEYKPPKLLTARQISLQSQKTAVPTDIKNMKQSTAHSRLISLESLNSTKPTPTLTPEQIAVRQKRIAHRRESAKHKAEMEKLQTVERLLKINANVIGRRGRGRGRGLRNNGLAHCDQISSQTRSQFGVLKYEGDLVEKEYLNDTHASLRPSEGNCMNTDFVDNAYENTKLSDNNMSASLPNVQSYNPKPGYIRFVSSSRLSTQTVICLPETDNNSDKDIYLHTNVCIQKVEAPEIPKSRLCDMGCGCARRYECAKTGRSLCSLSCYKANLSGFPLTIST, from the exons ATGTCAG ATTCAGATTCAACTTTACCAGCCACAGACGACTTTGGGTCAAGGTTCTTAGAATTTGATGAATACTCTTTCGAGCAGACTGATAATACagaa AGTGATGCTTTTTCTGCGTTTCTACATCAATTTCGCCCCGTTGCCGAACGAAAGGTTTCGTTTCTCGATGAGCGGTTGCTTGCAACAAATAGTGGACGTAAGAAATACATAAACCTTGCTCTTGAAGATGACCAGGATTCTAATACCAGTGACAATTTGAAGGCCGGGGCTAGCTCTGGCAACAATTCTGAAGATGATGAAATGGAATATAAACCTCCAAAGTTGTTAACTGCACGACAGATAAGTTTACAATCACAGAAAACTGCTGTTCCAACTGATATTAAGAACATGAAGCAGTCTACAGCTCATTCCAGACTAATTAGTCTAGAATCCTTGAATTCAACTAAACCAACTCCAACTTTAACACCGGAACAAATTGCCGTCCGGCAAAAAAGAATAGCTCACCGCAGAGAATCAGCTAAGCACAAAGCGGAAATGGAAAAGCTCCAAACAGTGGAACGTTTGCTCAAG ATTAATGCAAATGTTATTGGGCGACGTGGTCGAGGTAGAGGTAGAGGTCTTCGGAATAATGGTTTGGCACACTGTGATCAGATCTCATCTCAAACGCGTTCACAGTTTGGTGTTTTAAAGTATGAGGGGGATTTAGTTGAAAAGGAGTATCTCAATGACACGCATGCTTCATTACGACCCAGTGAAGGTAATTGCATGAATACCGattttgtggacaatgcttaTGAAAATACGAAATTGTCTGATAATAACATGTCTGCTAGTTTGCCAAATGTTCAATCATATAATCCCAAACCAGGATACATCCGCTTTGTATCTTCATCTCGTTTATCAACACAAACAGTCATCTGTTTACCTGAGACAGATAATAATAGTGACAAGGATATTTATTTGCACACAAATGTTTGCATACAAAAAGTCGAAGCTCCTGAAATACCTAAATCACGTCTATGCGACATGGGTTGCGGTTGTGCTAGGCGCTATGAATGTGCTAAAACAGGCCGCTCCTTATGTAGTTTATCTTGTTATAAAGCTAATTTGTCAGGATTCCCATTAACTATCTCAACTTAA